GACCAGGACGTGCAGATCGCCAAGGCCGGCATCGCCGCCCTCGGCTAAGCACAGCGCCCACAGGACATTCCGATTCTCCCTTTGCCCCCAGCCAATGGCTGCGGGGCTCTTTTTTGCCCTGTTTGTTTCTGCCCCACTTTTTTCTGAATCCTATTAGGCTGAATCGCGCCTCAGCCGCACGTCATGCCTGACACTCGAAATTCCCACCGCGTCAGTCACTCCGGCGGGACATCACGGCCGAGAACAGCAGCCCGGCCCCCAGCCCCGACATCAGCGCTCCCAGAAACGCCAAACCCGCGTGCTCGAGAAAGAACAGCCCCATGCCAAGCCCCAGCAACACGCCGCCACCGATGATCCAAGTCACCTTGCCTAGTAACTCCCTCATGCTCGCCTCCTCGCGCTTCACGCCCTGGCAGAGACCTGATGGCGCAATGTGCGCCTGCCCTATCAGTCTTAATCCGAAGTCGAGAAAGGCGCCATCGAGGCGTGCTCTGCCGATGTTGTCGGGCGCCGCCCTGGCGAAGCATCACGAAGAAGGCTTGGCCAAGCCGACCGGCGTGGATTCCGCCAACGAAAACTGGGCTCAAGCCCCTCGCTGACGCGCCAACCCCTGGCCATGTCGGGATTGTTGCTTTTGCCCCCCTGAGCCCACCGACGGCATACTGATGGCTCGCCATGCGCACCACCCGCCAACGCCCGGAGAGGTTTCATGCCCGACAACGTGCATTTCTACCGCCCCCACGACGGTCACGGCCTGCCCCACAACCCCTTCAATGCCATCATCGGCCCGCGGCCGATCGGTTGGGTCTCCTCTCGAAGCGCCGAGGGCACCTGCAACCTGGCGCCCTACAGCTTCTTCAACGCCTTCAACTACACCCCGCCGATCATCGGGTTCTCAAGCATCGGCTATAAGGACAGCGTGCGTAACATCGAGGCCACCGGCGAATTCTGCTGGCAGCTTGCGACCCGGGAGCTGGCCGAACCGATGAATGAGAGCTGCGCGGCGGTGGGCCCGGAGATCGACGAGTTTTCCCTGGCCGGCCTCACCCCGGCCTCCTCACGGGTCATCGGCGTGCCCCACGTCGCCGAGGCGCGGGTGGTCTTCGAATGCCGGTTGAGCCAGATCCTGCAGCTCACCTCGGCTGCGGGTGAGGCCGTCGACACCTGGCTGGTGCTCGGCGAAGTGGTCGGCGTGCACATCGACCAGACCCTGCTGAAGGACGGCGTCTACCAGACCGCCGACGCCGGCCCCATCCTGCGCGGCGGCGGCCCGGCGGACTATTTCGAGATCACCCCCGAGCAGCGCTTCGAGATGCATCGCCCCGGCTAGCGACGCCAACTGACAGCGATGCCCTGTTCACAACCCCGGCGGTCGTGCGCAGGCCAACCGCCAGCGCATGGCGAGCCGCCTGCCGATGGCCGAGACTGAATGGAAGTAGAGGGCGAAGCAGAAGTAGAAAAGCAATAGAGAGCGAAGCGGCAAAGCTAAAGCGGCTCTTCAGCTCGCGCCGCGCTAGTGGCACCAGAATCAGGGCGGCTGACACGGTGCGGAGTGTGGTCGAGTGATGATTGTATTTCCGGACGTATTCACCGAGATGGCCGCACTGCTGCTGTTAGCGGCGGCGGTGGGGGCCTTGGGCGTTCGCCTGCGACAGCCCGTGATCGTCGCTTTTATCGCCGTGGGGATACTCGTCGGCCCCTCGGTGCTCGGTTGGGTCAGCGCGAACGACCAGATCGACCTGCTGGCGAAGTTCGGGATCACCCTCTTGCTGTTTGTTGTCGGGCTCAAGCTAGACCTGCATATCATCCGTACCATGGGGCCCGTAGCGTTGGCGACCGGGCTCGGACAGGTCGTATTCACCAGCATCATCGGCTATTCGATCGGTTACGCCTTTGGCATGGAGCCGGTCACCGCCCTGTATGTAGCTGTCGCACTGACGTTCTCCAGCACCATCATCATCGTCAAGCTGCTCTCCGACAAACGCGAGGTGGACACGCTGCACGGGCGTATCGCCCTGGGTTTCCTGATCGTGCAGGATCTGGTCGTCGTGTTGGTCATGATCGGTCTCAATGCCCTGAATGCAACCGGTGCAGTCTCGCTGACGCAGACGGCATTCATCGTGCTGATCAAGGGGGCGGGGTTTCTGCTGCTTGTCGGGCTGGCGATGCGGTATCTGCTACCGCGGCTGCTTCACATGCTGTCCCGCTCCCAGGAGCTGCTGGTGCTGTTCGGCATCGCCTGGGGGCTGGCGCTGGCAGCTCTCGGAGTGATGCTCGGTTTCAGCAAGGAGGTGGGCGCCTTCGTCGCCGGCGTGTCACTGGCCTCTACCCCCTACCGAGACGCGCTCGGGGCGCGCCTGACGAGTGTGCGTGACTTCCTGCTGCTGTTTTTCTTCCTCGACCTCGGAGCGCGACTCGACCTGGGGCTGCTGGGTGCTCAACTG
The genomic region above belongs to Halomonas sp. YLGW01 and contains:
- a CDS encoding flavin reductase family protein, giving the protein MPDNVHFYRPHDGHGLPHNPFNAIIGPRPIGWVSSRSAEGTCNLAPYSFFNAFNYTPPIIGFSSIGYKDSVRNIEATGEFCWQLATRELAEPMNESCAAVGPEIDEFSLAGLTPASSRVIGVPHVAEARVVFECRLSQILQLTSAAGEAVDTWLVLGEVVGVHIDQTLLKDGVYQTADAGPILRGGGPADYFEITPEQRFEMHRPG
- a CDS encoding cation:proton antiporter family protein encodes the protein MIVFPDVFTEMAALLLLAAAVGALGVRLRQPVIVAFIAVGILVGPSVLGWVSANDQIDLLAKFGITLLLFVVGLKLDLHIIRTMGPVALATGLGQVVFTSIIGYSIGYAFGMEPVTALYVAVALTFSSTIIIVKLLSDKREVDTLHGRIALGFLIVQDLVVVLVMIGLNALNATGAVSLTQTAFIVLIKGAGFLLLVGLAMRYLLPRLLHMLSRSQELLVLFGIAWGLALAALGVMLGFSKEVGAFVAGVSLASTPYRDALGARLTSVRDFLLLFFFLDLGARLDLGLLGAQLVESLVFSLFVLIGNPLIVMVIMGLLGYRSRTGFLAGLTVAQISEFSLILGALGLSLGHINAETMGLITLVGLITISASTYMIIYSHPLYERLAPWLKVFERRRHHREVTQNTVPDDAVPQVILFGLGRYGLGIARTLRERGWRVLGIDFNPDLVRSGDPMGHPVMFGDAGDPEFITTLPLGRVQWVVSTARERHVNLTLIHSLRGLGYSGRIAMTAQTLDDEATLEKAGADLVMTPFVDAAREAADRITRR